GCGAGTATGGAACTTGAACCCCAAGTTCTGGTACCCGAGGCCCTTATAGCCACAAGTGGGGGCATCGGTTTCACTTTATTTCCTCAACGTGTTTGAGGGTAAAAAGAATACACCCGTTCGAGGTTACCTCCTTCGTGGCCTGGACACGCAGCAGCATCCAGGACTCGCGATGGTCCGACCACACCCGGGCGAGGCGGTTCATGTGTTCGATGGCAGGCGATTCGTCGTACATGCTGACTCCACCGTCTTCCCGGAGCGACCCGCGCGAGCAAACCCGATCCCAGGAATCCCATGAAATTACAGGCACTTTTCTTTTTTGCCTCCGCGCAATTGCGCTTCCTTGCCGGGTGAGCGGAGGCGCGCCCACCGCACGGAGGCTATCATGGAGGGGAGTTTGCCCGCATGATACGAAAAGGGCTGAGGATCGCCGGAGGAATCGGACTCGTGCTGCTGGGCGTGGCAGGTCTGCTGCTGCCCATTATGCCCGGATGGGTGTTCCTGATTCCCGGCCTCGTGATCCTGGCCGACTACTTCCCGCCGATACGGCGCCTGGTCGACTGGGCCAAGGCCAAAGCGACCGGCAACAGCGGTGTTACGGGCGGCGCCGGCGACGCAAACCGAACACCAGGGAATGGGTAGAGACGCCCGGACGCCCGAAGATATAGCCAGTCGAAATCTCCCGCAAGTGATTCCAACGAAAGGCTTGACTCGCGGGCCCGTTTCAGTACAATTGGTGATCGAGGGGCCGTCGGAAACGCGCCGCAGCGATTATGTTCAAAACAAAAAAAAGCCGTCCTGAACCGAGGGAAGGGGAAACGTCCTGGTCGTCGAGCGAGGTCGCGAAGCTTGGCGGTGTGAGCCTCCGGCAATTGCAATGGTGGGATGAACAGAAGGTCGTCTCGCCGCGCCACGAAGGGCATCGCCGCGTCTATTCGGCCGCGGAGGTGGTTGAGATCGCGGTGATCGCTGAGCTGAGGCGGAAGGGCTTTTCTCTCCAGAAGATCCGGCGGGTGGTGCGGTACCTGCAACGGGAGATGGGCAAGCGTCTGGACGAAGTGCTCACAGGCGGCTCCGAGATGCACCTGCTCACCGACGGCAAGACGATCCATCTCGAAGACAGCGAGCGGCGCGTGATCGACGTGCTGAAGGCGGCCAAGCAGGCGATGTTCCTCGTGAGCGTGAGCGATCAGGCCCGCCGCGTGACGCAGTTGCAGCGAAAGCCGGCCAAGCGCGAGACGGGACTGCAGGGCGTGCGGCGTTTGAAGACGGCCGCCAACTAGCCGGCACGGGGCGGGGCGCCCTCGGGGCCGGAAGAAATTCGTCCCCCCACCTCCGTTGCGCCAGCGATCCGGCCATCCGTTCGTGCTATCAAGAAGGGATGAAAACCTACCCTTCCCCCCTCCGTTTACTAGTGTTTCCAATCCTCGCCGGATCCCTGCTCGCGCAAGGCCCGGATATGAAGACTCTCATGGGCGGCGCGCAGGCCCTGCAGGCGCAAGTCGCCGGTGTGATCGTAAAGTCCGCCGAGAAGATGCCGGAGGAGAACTTCGCGTTCAAACCGACTCCGGACGTCCGGTCCTTCGGCGCCATCCTCGGGCACATCGCCGACGCCCAGTACACGTTCTGTTCGGCGGTGAGCGGTGAGAAGAATCCGGCCCTGGGAATCGAAAAGTCGAAAACATCGAAAGCGGACCTGACGCAGGCGCTCAAGGACGCCTTCGCCTTCTGCCAGAAAGCGTACGCGATTTCCGATTCCGACGCCGGGGGAACCGTCAAGTTCTTCGGCGGAGAGCGCACCAAGCTGAACGTGCTCTCGTTCAACACGAGCCACAACTTCGAGCACTACGGGAACCTGGTCACCTACATGCGCATGAAGGGCCTCGTACCGCCCTCGAGCGAACGTCGCTAGCCGCATCCCCCGCTTGCCTACGGAAGCCCGCGGAGCTCGATGAGATCGTGCAGCCGGCCCTGGGGCTTCCTCCCAACCCGCTGCTGCTCGTAGGGTCCGCAGACGCAGCGGTAATCGCAAATGTCGCAATGATCCTGGTTCGGGGCCGCCGGAAGGAACCCTTTCTCGATCGCGGCCTCGATCAGGTCCAGCGCCTGCGCGATGCGCTGGCGGGCGGTGTCGCTGAACGGGATTTCGAGTTCGCGGTATCCGCCGCGTTGCGTGCAATAGTAGAGCCGCCCGCGATCCACCGGGCGGCTCAATTTCTTTTCGGCCGCCAGGGAGTAGAGCAGCGGCTGGAGAACGGCGCCGCCGCCGACATAGGCGGGCGGCTTCTCCGGCTGGCGGCCGGTCTTATGATCGGTGACGCGGAGCGCCCCGCCGGCGGCCGGCTCCTCGATCAGGTCAATGGCGCCCCGCAGTTTCACACGGTCGGCCACCACCAGATCTTCGAACTCGAGTTCGGTGTGGAGCGGCCGCCACTCGGAATCGTTGATGGCCGCCTGGCGTAGCCAGCCCCGAAGATCCCCGCGCAGGTCGTCCACTTCGCTGCGCCACACGCGGGCGATGGCCGGGGCGAGTTGCTCCTCATAGCGCGCCGCCGTGGTCTCGAGGATGCCCTCGGCCAGCCCGATGGCCTCGTCGAGCCGCGCGCGGTTGAGCGGCGTCCAACCGCGCTGGCGCATTTCGTCGAACAGGTCTTTCTGGACTTCGTGGAACAGCGCCCCACGGGTCAGCGGGTCCATCTGTTCGAGCGGTTCGGACTCCTCGCGCCGCCGCAGCCGATGGATCGCGTACAGGAGGAACTTGTAGGGGCAGGCGGCGTATTGCTGCAGCGCTGTGGCCGAGTAGGCCGCCTCCTTCAGCCGCCTGGAGTCGAGCGCCTGCCGCGTGGTTTCGTCTGGATCGACGATTCCGTCGGCGTCGGACCAGCGATGGCTCCAGCGCTTCCATCGCCCGCGGAGCGAGCGTGCGAGGTGGGCGTTTGCCTCCACGAGGTAGCTCGCCGTTCCGCGCGCCTCGCCTTCCGGCAGGGCGAGCACGCGGTCGAGCGTGGCGAGATCGTATTCCGCGCTGTCGATGGCGTCGGCCGGGTCCTTCGGCGCGGGCCATCCCAGCTGGGAGGGAGCCGCTGCGGCCAGCCGCTTTTCGAACTCGCGCAGATCGGGCAGGCGGCCCTCGGCGGCGCGAAGCACTTCCAGCGCGTAGAAAGATGGCACGCGCGGGCGGGACTGTGCGACATCGATGCGTGGATAGGACGCCACCAGCCGCGAGCCGGCCGCGGCGGCGGCGCGCAACAGCAGGCGCTCTTCGGCCACGCGCGTATCCTGCACGTCGAGCCCCGGCGACAGGGCGGTGCGGTAGACGTCGAGCAGCAGCGGATCCTCCTGGGCTCGGCGCGGAAACAGGCCCTCCGCCAGGCCCGGCAGGTACACCACGTCGAAATGGCGTCCACGCGCCTGCTCCACCGGGGCGACGAAGACGCGGCCGTAGCGCCGCACCGGTGGGTCGTTGCGCAGAAACCGCAGCCGTTCGCGCAGCACCCCAAATACCTCGATCAGCTCCACCGGGCCGACCGTCGCCATGGGCCGCAGCTCCCGAAGCACGGCGACTACCGATTCGGGCGACTTCAGCGCGGTCTCTGCGAGCGCGGTGAGGCGATCGATCCAGGCCTCCCACGTCCACGCCGCGGCGCCGAGCTCGCCGAGGATATCAACCAGCGGCAGCGCGAATCCGCGGAGCCGACGCAATTGGGAGCCGCGCCTCTCGAGCCGTTCGCGGGCGGCGTCGTCCTCGGCGGCCACTTCGCGGATCTGCAGGGCGATCTCGCTGTCGAGCCCGTCGAGCCGGCGAGCCCAGCGTTCGCGTCCGCCCACGACCGAGGCGTCCACGAGGAGGCGTTCCCAGGCGGCGGGCGCGGCGAAGGACCGTTCCGGTTCCGGTTCCGCCTCCGCGGCGATTGGATCGGCGCGTTCAAACTCGGCCAGCACTTCGTCCTGTACGGCGACGCGATAGCGCTGGCGCCGCTCGGGGGCGCCAGCGGCGTCGAGCGGCGGCGCCTGCGCGAGTGACAGATACTCGGCGAAACGCGATGCGGCGCAATCTTCCATCGCGCATTGCAGCAGGGCGAGAAAGGCTCGGCCGGAGGCGTCCGGGCGCGCGGTGCCGCGATGGAACCAGGCCGGGATCCCGGCGCGGCGCAGCGCCTCTTCGACGAGCGGCTGATAGCGTTCCGGCGAACGGAGCAGGATCGCCATCTGATCGAATGCGAAACCGCGTCCGGCGGCGCGGAGGATGCGGCGGGCGATCTCCACGCATTCGAGGCTGTCGCCGGCGGCGGAGAACATATCGAGCGTCGAATCGGCGGCGCCCCCGGCGGCGGTGACCGGGCCAAACAACTGCCGGCGGGCGCGCCCGAGGGTGGTGCCCGAGATGTCGGCGATCTCCTCGGGATCGTTCCTCAGAATCTCCCGCCACGCGGCGATGCTTTCGTGATCGGATTCGAGAGCCGCCACGAAAACCGCCGGCGACGCGCCGATGAGCCGGGCGATGAACTGCCGGCGCAGAGAACCGCGCAAAGGCGCGTCGAGCACCAGGAGCGGCAGGCCGAGATAGCGGTGCGACTCCACCGAAGCGGCGGCGCGAAACACCTCCGCCAAGTCCGCCAGTGACTGCTGTCGCAACTGGTCGCCCCAGGCCGCGTGGAGCCGGGCGAGATCGGCCACCGGGCCGGCGGCGCCTTCCGGGCGGACCTGCTCGATTCGAAGCTCAGAAATGGTTCGCGCGAGGCAGCCGACGAAGCCGGGCGTGGCGGCCACCGGCTCGAAGTAGGCGAGCTGCCCGGCGCGATGCAGGCCGTGCGCCACGCGGGCGGCCAGTGCCTCCTGGCTGAGGCCGCTCATGGGAGTGAGCCCTTCGGCGGCAAGCGGCGCGGCGGCCATGTGCGCGGCGGCCTGGGTCAAGGTGAGCGATTGAACGCCGAGGAATCCGCCTTCCGGGGCCGCCGCCGCGCGCACGAAATCGTCGGCCGCGCCGCGCGACGGTGCGATCGCAAGCACCTGGCCGGCATCGAGCACTTCGCGCGACCGGAGGAATTCGGCGGCCGGCCGGTGAAGGTCCAGGTTCGAAGCGGCCGCCACGAGGCGGCGGGTCACGCCTTGCCGCCGCTGGCGCGCTTCCTCGGCATTTCGGTGATATTGGCCGGGGCTTCCTCTTCGGCCTCGGCGGCGGCGGGCGGCTTCTTCAGCGCGGAGAGGCTGCTCTTCAGCGCCGCCATGATGTCAACGACGGGCGCGAGTTCCTGCTCCACGGGCGCCGCCACCACTTCCTCGCCGGCGATCTTGGCGTCGATCATCTTGCGGAGCGTGTCGCGGTAGGTGTCCTTGAACTTTTCGGGATCGAAGTGCGCCGCCAGGGCCTCGACGAGGTGCTTCGCCATCGCGAGTTCCTTGTCCTGGACGAGTCCGTCGTTGGTCCGGAACTCGTCAAGCGCCCGGACCTCGTCCTGGTAGTACATGGTGTGCAGGATCATCCCGTGACGGCCGGGGCGCATCAGCACGACGTGCTCGCGGCTATGCATGGCGATCTTCGCGATGGCGAGGTAGCCGGTCTCGCGCATGGCCTGGAAGAGCAGCGTGTAGGCCTTCTCGCCGGCTTCCTCGGGCGTGAGGTAGTACGAGGTTTCGAAGTAGACGGTATCCACCTCCTCCGCCTTCACGAACTCGACGATCTCCATCACGCGGGCCGATTTCGGCTGGATTTTCTTCAGATCCTCCTCGTCGATCACCACGTAGCGGCCCTTGTCGTACTCGTAGCCCTTCACAAGCTCCGACCGCGACACCGGCGCGTCCTCGGCTTGGCAGTAGAGCACCTGCTTCACGCGGGAATGATCCTTCTTGTGAAGCTGGTTAAAGCTGATGGTCTCGCTGCGCGCCGCCGCGGTGAGCTTGACCGGGATCGACACCAGGCCGAACGTGATGTGGCCTTTCCAGATAACCGATGCCATAGGGGATGAATGCCTCGGCCTAGAGGTAGCACAGCGTTCGCACCCGGCGCAATCGCGTTATCATTCCCCCCATGGAGTCCCAGAACTTTTCGAACCACGCGCAGCTCGTGACCGGGTACCACAAGATACTGCTGCCCGTGCTTCTCCTCACCTTCATCGGCTCTTGCGTCAACCTGTATATGTCGCTCGGCGACCATCAGCGGCTCTACAGCGCGTCCCTGCTGGTGGTGCTGTCGGCGTGCCTTATGGCGCTGTCGATCTATGCGCGCGTGTTCGCGCTGAAGGCGCAGGACCGGGCCATTCGCGCCGAAGAAAACCTCCGCCACTACCTGCAGACCGGCAAGCTGCTGGATGCGCGCCTTTCGCCGCAACAGATCGTGGCGCTGCGCTTCGCCTCCGACGGCGAGTTCGCGGCCCTGGCGGCGCGCGCGGCCGAGTCCGCGATGGCTCCGGTGGAGATCAAGAAAGCCGTCACCGCCTGGCGCGCGGATCTGTACCGCGCGTGATGGCGTGGCAGCCCACGCTCGGCGCGGTTCATTCGGCCGGATTGACGGCCTTTCGCGTTTGGGCTCCGGACGCCCGTTCGCTCGAATTGGAAACGGGCGGCGCTCGCCACGCGATGGCGCGGGAGCCGGACGGGTGTTGGTCTATCCGTCTTCCCGTCGGTCCGGGCACGTTGTACCGTTACGCCCCGAACGGCGATGGCCCCTTCCCGGATCCGGCCTCCCGGTTCCAGCCGGAAGGCGTCCACGGGCCGTCGCAGGTGGTCTCGCGCGAGTTCCCGTGGACCGACGATGCCTGGGCGAACCTTCCGCGCGAGCGGCTGGTGATCTACGAGTTGCACACCGGCACGTTCACCCCGGAAGGCACTTTCGCCGCCGCTGCCGTCAGGTTGCCCTACCTCCGCGACCTCGGCGTCACCGCCGTGGAACTGATGCCGGTCTCGGCGTTCCCCGGCCAGCGCAACTGGGGCTACGACGGCGTGCAGCCCTTCGCTCCCGCGGCCTGCTACGGCGCCCCGGAGGACATGAAGGCGTTCGTCGACCGCGCCCACCGTCTCGGCCTCGCGGTGTTCCTGGACGTGGTCTATAACCACTTCGGGCCGGACGGCGCGTATCAGGGCGCTTATTCGAAACACTATTATTCAGACCGGCACGGCAGCCCGTGGGGAGAGGGGATCAACTTCGACGGTCCGCACGCGGATGGAGTTCGGCGGTACGTCCTCGAAAACGTGCGCCACTGGGTGGGAGACTTTCATCTTGACGGTCTCCGGCTTGACGCGACACACGCGCTCATCGACCTTTCGCCGGTGCACATCCTCGCCGACATCGCGCGCACGGCCCGGGAAACCGGCCGGCCCGTGCATATCATTGCCGAAGACGACCGAAACGAACGAAGGCTGCTCGACCCGGCGCCCGCCGGCGGATACGCGCTCGACGGCGTTTGGGCTGACGACTTCCATCACCAGATTCGCGTGCGGCTGAACGGCGACCGCGACGGTTACTTTGCCGATTTCGACGGGGCCGCGCCGTCGATCGCCCGCGCGCTCGCCGACGGCTGGTTCTACTCGGGGCAGCGTTCGGAAAGCCGCGGCGCGCCGCGCGGTACAGATCCGGCCGGGATCGCGAAAGACCGCTTCGTGGTGTGCATCCAGAACCACGACCAGATCGGCAACCGCGCCTTCGGCGACCGCCTCCACCACACGGTGTCCGAAGGAGCGTGGCGCGCGGCCTCGGCGCTGCTGCTGCTCGCGCCGGAGACGCCGCTGCTGTTCATGGGGCAGGAATGGGGCGCGTCAAGTCCGTTTCAGTTTTTCACCGACCACTACGAGGAGTTGGGCAAGCTGGTGACGGCCGGCCGGCGGCGCGAGTTCAGCCGCTTCGAGGCGTTCGCCGGCCCCGCGACGCGCGAACGCATTCCGGATCCGCAGAGCGCCGTGACGTTCGAGCGCTCGAAGCTCGATTGGAGCGAAATCGGCCGCGAGCCGCACGCCGGTCTGCTTGCCTACTGCCGAGCGCTGCTCGCCATCCGCGCCGGCCTGGCCGAACCGCTCCGCCCAAGCGCGCTCGACGCGAATACGATCCTGCTCGAGGGCGCCGTTACGGTCGTGGTGCGGCTCGAGGGCGCCGGAGACGCGGTGCTGCCGGGCGAGTGGAGCGTGAAGCTGGCGTCCGATCCGCGGATCGCGCTTCAGGCGGGCCATGTGGCGTTTCCAGGCCCCGGTGCGGCGGTGTTCGAACGTTCCCTCCGCGAGCCGGTCGGCGCCTAACCGCCCTGCGTCGGAAGGCGCGTGGCGACGAGCAGGTTCGACGGCTTCCGCCCGGAGCCGTAGCCGATATGGAACCCCAGCGGCTTGCGCTCGGAGCGTCCGTAGGCTTCGCGCAGATCCGGCTGCACCATGCGTGCGAAGGACGGGATCGGCCGGTCATAGCCGCCGTAGAGCCGCACCTGCCAGGCGTCGTCGAAGAAGCGGAACGGAATGCCGGTGTCGTCCTGCACGATTGCGGTGCTTCGGGAAAGGATGTGGTCGCGGATTCCGCTGAAGCCCTGCCGGTGGGGCAAGTAGGACGCCGCCTTCAGGAAGGTAGTCACCGTTCCCAGCGATTCCAGATAGGCGCGCAGGGCTTTGTTGCCGTCGAACTTCGGCGAGGAAAGGTCGGCGGAGAAGTACGTCAGCCGGCGGGTCTTATTCTCGTTCTCGCTCGAAAACTCCACCAGCACGCCCGCGATGCCGTCCGTTTCGCTCTTCCGGAGGGAAGCCTTGCCGTCTTCTCCGATCGCCACCTGCGCCACGCCCTGAATGCGGTGGCCAGTGCGAACCAGTTCCACCAGCAGCAACGGCAGCACTCCGTCGGCCGCCCGCCCGCGAAGGTCATTCCGCATTTGGCTGGTGATGAAAAAGCTCGACCGCACCACGGAGCGTAGCGCGTACCGGATGCCGTTCAGCCACTTTTCGCGTTCTTCCGGGGCCAGGAGCTCTTCGCGTGGCAGCGCGCCCGGAGGTTCGAGCCCCACCAGCACGTAGCCCTCCTTGCGCGGAAACAGCAGCGTCGCGGTGAGTGCGTCCGGCCCGCCGAACGGGTAGAAAAGCACGCCGGAAGAGAACGGAGATCCGTCCAGCTCCGCTTTCTGGAAGCGCTCGTACCCCGGCAGACGATGACGCCCGGTGTGGGACCACAACTCGTCCATCGCGCCGCGGTGGCGCAGCCATGCCGGATCAGTCTCGGCGGCGAAAAATATGCTCCCATCGCGCGCGGGAAGGCCAGCCAAATAGCGTGCCGCGTCGTCGAACTTCCGGTCGGCGTCCACCGGGAGCGCGGGTTCCTGTGCGGTGACGGGCGGCGCCGGCGAGGAACCGCAGGAGGCGGCGATCGCCAGCACGACGGCTGGGAGAGCGCGGAACAACGGTTGGGCGGACCGGCGCATAAAGGGGGCTTCTCCCCAAGTGTACCGGAGGTTGTTTACGGATTCACTTAAATGTTCTTAGTGCGGCGGCGACTTCAGATCGATCAGGATCAACTCGAACGGTTCGGCCATCTCGCTCTTCTCCGCATGGGTCCCCGGCGTGCCCCACTTCGCCTCGCCGGCTGCGAAATTCGCCTCCGCCGTCGACCCGTCGGGCTGCGTCAGCCGGATCCGCGCCGGCGTGAGCGCCACTGTCACGCGGTTCAATGCGTGGGTGTGCTGCGGGATCGACTGGCCCGGCTTCACCCGCACGCGCATCACGCGAACCTGGTCATTCTCGAACTCGAGCTTGTAGATATCCGGCGCCACCGTTCGCGGGTCCAGCTTTGGCCAACGCATCGCTTTGACGCCCGGGCTGCGTAACTCCACTTCCACGATCTTGTAAGTCGTGCCTCCGGCGTTCTCGCTGGTGTGCATGCCGCCGGCGGGGTCCCAGCGGACGGCGCCGGAGTCGAACTTCACGTCGCGCACCGGTTGCCCCTCATACGCCAGCCGCATCACGCCCGGATTCAGGTGCACCATCACCCGGTTGATGTCGTGCTTGTGCAGCCGGCTCTTCTGGCCGGGCGAGTTCTCGGCCACCACCACGCGGACGAACTCGTTGTCCACTGGAATGGGCCGGGTCTGCGCGGCGAGCGGGATCGCGGCGAGGAGCAGTAGCACGGGTCGCATGGGTATTTCGGATTTTACACGAACTTTACCGCTTGCTGATAACTTCCAAAGCGCCACCGGGCATAATCGCCCCAAGGAGACATCACCTTCATGACCACCAATCGAAAGACCCTCTGCGCCGTGGCCGCTCTCACCGCCGCTGGAATCGCGTGGGGCCAGGTGCCCGCCGTACAGCGCGTGCCCGACGGCCAGATCGCCTGCCACTTCTTCGGCCGCCTCAATTTCGACGCCGACCGCACGGCCCGGTACATCGCCTACTTTTCGCGTATCGCCGGCATCCCGGACACGGCGCTGTTCGCCGGCGAGGAGCAGACCGCGCAGACGGCGAAACTCACCGTCGTTTCGACGCCGCTGCGGGTGAACTTCGTCCGCGACGGGCTGCTGTTCCATGGCAAGCCGTCGCCCGTTTCCGGAGACTTCGTCCTGAACCAGGTCTACTTCAACGAACTCCCCCGTGACCGTGACTTCGCCGAGCCGGATACGTTCCGCAACGGGAGGCTGGTGGCCACCTTCCGGTCCCGCAACGCCCTGCTCTCGGCGATCCCGCTGCTCCAGGCGACCGCCACCGCCGTGCTCGAACTGGTCTCCTCCGACGACTTTTTCGTGCAGGGCCAGCGAGTGAATCTGCGCGACGTGGCGCAGGCGGTGCGGCTCTCCATGACCGGCGGCCCCACGCCGGAAGGCCGTTCCGAAGCGCCGTTTCTCTCCTTCCCGGTAAGCGGCTACGGAACCGTCGTCTCGCCGACGCCGGCGGAGTAGCTGGGGCATTTCGCGCTTCCGCCCGCCCAGCAAGCGCCGCGGGTGCGCATTCCTCGTGGCGCGGGGATTGCATCTACAATGCGGGATGGATGAGCGCCGGCCAGTACTGCACATCGAAGATCTGGAGAAGATCTACCCGATGGGCGCGAATTCGGTCCGCGCGCTAACGGAGGTTTCGCTCGATGTCGAGGCCGGCGAGCTGATCGTGATCCTGGGCCCGTCGGGCTCCGGGAAGTCCACGCTGCTGAATATCCTCGGCGGGCTCGACGTGCCTACCTCGGGTGTCGTCCGCTTCTTTGATCACAATCTCTCCGGCGCCGGCGAGGCCGAACTGACGCGCTACCGCCGGGAGCACGTCGGCTTCGTGTTCCAGTTCTACAACCTGATTGCGAGCCTCACGGCGATCGAGAACGTTGCGCTGGTCACCGATATCGCCGCCAAACCGATGGCCCCTGCCGAGGCGCTGCGGCTGGTGGGGCTCAGCGATCGAACTCATCACTTCCCGGCGCAGCTCTCCGGCGGCGAACAGCAGCGCGTCGCCATCGCCCGCGCCATCGCCAAGCGTCCGGAACTGCTCCTGTGCGACGAGCCCACCGGCGCGCTCGACGCCGATACGGGCCGGACCGTGCTCGGAGCCATCGAGCGCATCCACGCCGATCTCGGCGCCACCACGATCCTCATCACGCACAACGCCGCCATCGCGAGGATGGCGGGCCGCGTCATCCGGCTGAGCGGTGGCCGCGTCGCCGGCATCGAGACCAACGCCACGCCGGCGCATTCCGGGGAAATCACATGGTGAAAACGCCGACCCTGTGGCGAAAGGTGTACCGCGACGCCGCGCGTAATCTCGGACAAGTGGCGGCGGTGGCGGCCGTGATCGGCGCCGGCGTGGCTACGTTCGTCACTATGCGGACCTCCTTCCGCGCGCTCGAACGCTCGCGGACCGTCTACTACCGCGACTACCGGTTCGCCGACGTATTTGCCGGCGTTCGCCGCGCTCCGGAGACGCTGCGGACGAGAATCGAGCGCATCTCCGGAGTGGCCGAGGTCGAAACGCGTCTGGTCTACGCGCTGACGCTCGACGTGCCGGGGCTGGCCGAACCCGCCACCGGCCGGCTGATCTCGGCCGTGCCGGAGCAGAAGCTGAATCGCATCTTCCTGCGCGCGGGCCGGATGCCTCTACCGGAAAGCCGCGACGAGGTGGTGGTGAGCGAAGCCTTCGCGGCGCGCAACGCGATCGCGCCCGGCTCCACGATCGGCGCCGTACTCAACGGCCGCTGGGTGCGGCTGCGTGTCACCGGAATCGGCATCTCCCCCGAGTACGTCTATGAACTCCAGGGCGCGGGCTTCTTCCCGGACCGGCGCTTCGGCGTGATGTGGATGCCGCGCGACGCCATGGAGGCGGCCTTCGCCATGACCGGTGCGTTCAACGACGTTTCCGTGCGCCTGGCGCCTGGCGCGAGCGAAGGCGAGGTGATCCGCCGTCTGGACGCCCTGCTCACGCGCTACGGTTCCCCCGGCGCCTATGGCCGCAAGGACCAGCTGTCCAACCGCTTCGTCTCCGATGAGATCAATGGGGACCGCGTATCGAGCACCGTCGTGCCGCCCATCTTCCTTGCGATCGCGGCCTTTCTTACCTACGTCGTGCTGGCTCGGCTGGTGGCCCGGCAGCGCGATTCCATCGCCACATTGAAGGCGTTCGGCTACGCCAACGGGCCGATCGTCGAGCACTACGTGCTGTTCGCGCTGATCCCGGCCGCGGTCGGCGCGACGGTTGGAATCGGCGCCGGCATCTGGGCCGGCCACCAGCTTGGCCGCGTCTACGCGGAATTCTTCCGCTTTCCGGTGTTCGCATACCGGGCCGACGGGGACGTGATGGCGATCGCGGTCCTGGCCGCGGCGATTCCTTCGGCCGTCGGCGCATGGCTCGCGGTGGGCTCCGTCGCGCGGATGCAGCCGGCCGAAGCCATGCGTCCCGCCTCGCCCGCCGCCTACCGGGCCGGGTGGGTGGAGCAGGTTTCGCGCTTGCTGCCGGTGACGGCGCGGTTCGCCTTGCGGAACATGTCGCGCCATCCGGTGAAAGTGGCGGCCACCGTAGCCGGCATTGGCGTCTCCATCGCCATTCTTATGATTGGCCGCTATTTCTTCGATTCGCTCGAGTACGTGAAATACGTGGAGTTCGCCGTGGTGGAGCGGCAAACTGCCACCGTCGCCTTCAACGAAGTCCGCGAGCCGGGCGTGGAGTCCTCGCTGCATGCGCTGCCGGGGGTGCTACGGGTGGAGCCCTTCCGGACGGTGGCGGTGCGTTTGCGCGCGGGACATCGGGACTATCGCACGGCGATTCAAAGCTTGCCCGCGCGCCCACGGATGCATCGGCTCATCGACTTGCATTTGCGCGTGGTGCCGCTGCCTTACGAAGGCATGGTGATGAGCGCCACGCTCGCCCGCATTCTCAGCGTGCGTCCAGGCGATCGGGTGACGGTGGAGGTTCTCGAAGGGCGGCGGAGGGAGACGGCGGTCCGAGTGGCGGGGCTGGTGGACGAATTGATCGGCGCCAACGTCTACATGGAGATCGGCGCGCTCGGCCGCCTGGTGGGAGACGCGCGCGGCTACTCGGGCGCGCGCATGGAAGCGGACCCGGTGCTTGAAAGCCATCTCTATGCGCGGCTGAAGCAACTGCCGGCGGTGGCCGGCGTGAACGTCCGCGAAGCGATGCTAAAGAGCTTCGACGAGACGGTGGCCGAAAGCCTGCAGATCTCGGTGGGCGTGTTCTCGATCTTCGCGGGCGTGATCGCGTTCAGTATCGTCTATAACAGCGTGAGGATCGCGCTGTCGGAGCGCAGTCACGAACTGGCGTCGCTCCGCGTGCTCGGTTTCACGCGATGGGAGGTTGCCGCGATTCTGCTCGGCGAGCACATGTTTCTTTCGGTATGCGCGATCCCGGCCGGCTTGCTGATGGGGCGCGCGCTGTGCGAAGTGCTGTCGCGCTCGCTCGAAACGGAGCTCTACCGGCTGCCGGTGGTGCTGAGCGGGGAATCCTACGTCTACGCGCTCGGC
This DNA window, taken from Bryobacteraceae bacterium, encodes the following:
- a CDS encoding Ku protein; protein product: MASVIWKGHITFGLVSIPVKLTAAARSETISFNQLHKKDHSRVKQVLYCQAEDAPVSRSELVKGYEYDKGRYVVIDEEDLKKIQPKSARVMEIVEFVKAEEVDTVYFETSYYLTPEEAGEKAYTLLFQAMRETGYLAIAKIAMHSREHVVLMRPGRHGMILHTMYYQDEVRALDEFRTNDGLVQDKELAMAKHLVEALAAHFDPEKFKDTYRDTLRKMIDAKIAGEEVVAAPVEQELAPVVDIMAALKSSLSALKKPPAAAEAEEEAPANITEMPRKRASGGKA
- a CDS encoding MerR family transcriptional regulator; the encoded protein is MFKTKKSRPEPREGETSWSSSEVAKLGGVSLRQLQWWDEQKVVSPRHEGHRRVYSAAEVVEIAVIAELRRKGFSLQKIRRVVRYLQREMGKRLDEVLTGGSEMHLLTDGKTIHLEDSERRVIDVLKAAKQAMFLVSVSDQARRVTQLQRKPAKRETGLQGVRRLKTAAN
- a CDS encoding PD-(D/E)XK nuclease family protein, whose translation is MTRRLVAAASNLDLHRPAAEFLRSREVLDAGQVLAIAPSRGAADDFVRAAAAPEGGFLGVQSLTLTQAAAHMAAAPLAAEGLTPMSGLSQEALAARVAHGLHRAGQLAYFEPVAATPGFVGCLARTISELRIEQVRPEGAAGPVADLARLHAAWGDQLRQQSLADLAEVFRAAASVESHRYLGLPLLVLDAPLRGSLRRQFIARLIGASPAVFVAALESDHESIAAWREILRNDPEEIADISGTTLGRARRQLFGPVTAAGGAADSTLDMFSAAGDSLECVEIARRILRAAGRGFAFDQMAILLRSPERYQPLVEEALRRAGIPAWFHRGTARPDASGRAFLALLQCAMEDCAASRFAEYLSLAQAPPLDAAGAPERRQRYRVAVQDEVLAEFERADPIAAEAEPEPERSFAAPAAWERLLVDASVVGGRERWARRLDGLDSEIALQIREVAAEDDAARERLERRGSQLRRLRGFALPLVDILGELGAAAWTWEAWIDRLTALAETALKSPESVVAVLRELRPMATVGPVELIEVFGVLRERLRFLRNDPPVRRYGRVFVAPVEQARGRHFDVVYLPGLAEGLFPRRAQEDPLLLDVYRTALSPGLDVQDTRVAEERLLLRAAAAAGSRLVASYPRIDVAQSRPRVPSFYALEVLRAAEGRLPDLREFEKRLAAAAPSQLGWPAPKDPADAIDSAEYDLATLDRVLALPEGEARGTASYLVEANAHLARSLRGRWKRWSHRWSDADGIVDPDETTRQALDSRRLKEAAYSATALQQYAACPYKFLLYAIHRLRRREESEPLEQMDPLTRGALFHEVQKDLFDEMRQRGWTPLNRARLDEAIGLAEGILETTAARYEEQLAPAIARVWRSEVDDLRGDLRGWLRQAAINDSEWRPLHTELEFEDLVVADRVKLRGAIDLIEEPAAGGALRVTDHKTGRQPEKPPAYVGGGAVLQPLLYSLAAEKKLSRPVDRGRLYYCTQRGGYRELEIPFSDTARQRIAQALDLIEAAIEKGFLPAAPNQDHCDICDYRCVCGPYEQQRVGRKPQGRLHDLIELRGLP
- a CDS encoding PGPGW domain-containing protein; protein product: MLLGVAGLLLPIMPGWVFLIPGLVILADYFPPIRRLVDWAKAKATGNSGVTGGAGDANRTPGNG
- a CDS encoding DUF6526 family protein codes for the protein MESQNFSNHAQLVTGYHKILLPVLLLTFIGSCVNLYMSLGDHQRLYSASLLVVLSACLMALSIYARVFALKAQDRAIRAEENLRHYLQTGKLLDARLSPQQIVALRFASDGEFAALAARAAESAMAPVEIKKAVTAWRADLYRA
- a CDS encoding DinB family protein; the encoded protein is MKTLMGGAQALQAQVAGVIVKSAEKMPEENFAFKPTPDVRSFGAILGHIADAQYTFCSAVSGEKNPALGIEKSKTSKADLTQALKDAFAFCQKAYAISDSDAGGTVKFFGGERTKLNVLSFNTSHNFEHYGNLVTYMRMKGLVPPSSERR